One window of Amaranthus tricolor cultivar Red isolate AtriRed21 chromosome 11, ASM2621246v1, whole genome shotgun sequence genomic DNA carries:
- the LOC130827938 gene encoding pumilio homolog 1-like, which produces MLSEMGRRQMIGGENEGSFADELEKLLREQRRQQEPADDRERELNIYRSGSAPPTVEGSLSAVGGLFGNTDAFTEFAKSKNNGNGAMSEEELRSDPAYLSYYYSNVNLNPRLPPPLLSKEDWRFAQRLQGGSSVLGGIGDKRKGTKAENGPGRSPYLMPPGFSSKKDEREVEPDKVQGSADWGKDGLPGLPGIGLGTKQKSLAEIFQNDLGRSNPPSRHPSRPASRNAFDESVDTMASAEAELAMLRREGSNIQGSSASQNVASPASYSYAAALGSSLSRSTTPDPQHIARAPSPCPTPIGEGRAGAPKKSAAGPSSFNGLSSGKNDSSDLVAALSGMNLKTNGNLDNGDHLQSQIEQDSSDPHNYLFNMPSGHEHVKQHSYMKKSESSHLHMPSAAHSAARSNMGGSDLRSPQVERPKSGFSSGVPYSKGMSPSSINGTGLSPNYTHLDGTSASYANYGLGGFSLNSTVPSMMGSQLNNFNLPPLLENVAASAMGVHGLDSRVLAGGLPSGQNLIPSPESGRFANQISGNALQPSLTDAMYLQYLRSAEYAQTAALNDPSHENYYMEMIQKAYMGLSPQKSQFGASLGNKSSGSNHGYYGNHAFGVGMGYPGSPLTSPVIPNSPGGPGSPLRHNELNMRYPSSIRNLGGGVMGPWHMDGNFGSSLLEEFKSNKTKCFELSEIAGHVFEFSGDQYGSRFIQQKLETATKEEKIIVFDEIIPRALALMTDVFGNYVIQKFFEHGLDTQRRELASKLDGHVLNLSLQMYGCRVIQKAIEVVDLDQKIKMVQELDGSIMRCVRDQNGNHVIQKCIECVPEEHIQFIVESFFDQVVTLSTHPYGCRVIQRVLEHCKDPQTQCKVMDEILGSVSMLAQDQYGNYVVQHVLEHGKPHERTQIIRELAGKIVQMSQQKFASNVVEKCLCFGNAEEREILVNEMLGTTDENEPLQAMMKDQFANYVVQKVLETCSDQQREHILSRIKVHLNALKKYTYGKHIVARVEKLVAAGERRIAGQTPQPA; this is translated from the exons ATGTTATCTGAAATGGGAAGGAGACAAATGATAGGTGGAGAAAACGAGGGGTCTTTTGCGGATGAATTAGAGAAGTTGCTCCGTGAGCAGAGGCGCCAGCAAGAGCCAGCCGATGACCGCGAGCGTGAGCTTAATATTTACAGGAGTGGTTCAGCCCCTCCGACTGTGGAGGGGTCGTTGAGCGCAGTAGGGGGGCTTTTTGGGAACACTGATGCTTTTACTGAATTTGCCAAGAGTAAGAATAATGGCAATGGTGCAATGTCTGAGGAGGAGCTAAGGTCTGATCCTGCTTATTTGTCGTATTATTATTCGAACGTTAACTTGAATCCTAGATTGCCTCCGCCACTTTTATCGAAGGAGGATTGGAGGTTTGCACAAAGGTTGCAAGGTGGGAGCTCTGTGTTAGGCGGAATTGGGGATAAGAGGAAAGGGACTAAGGCTGAGAATGGACCTGGTAGGTCTCCTTATTTGATGCCTCCGGGGTTTAGTTCGAAGAAAGATGAGAGGGAGGTTGAGCCGGACAAGGTTCAGGGGTCAGCTGATTGGGGTAAGGATGGACTGCCTGGCCTGCCGGGTATTGGACTTGGCACTAAGCAGAAGAGTCTGGCTGAAATTTTTCAG AATGATTTAGGTCGTTCTAATCCTCCCTCAAGACATCCCTCTCGGCCTGCCAGCCGCAACGCTTTTGATGAAAGTGTTGATACAATGGCGTCAGCTGAAGCTGAACTAGCTATGTTGCGGCGAGAAGGTTCGAATATTCAGGGTTCTTCTGCCTCCCAGAATGTTGCCTCACCTGCTTCATATTCCTATGCTGCTGCATTGGGTTCATCTTTGTCAAGAAGCACTACACCTGATCCTCAACATATTGCTAGGGCTCCGAGTCCTTGCCCTACTCCTATTGGGGAAGGCAGGGCAGGAGCACCAAAAAAGAGTGCGGCTGGTCCAAGCTCATTCAATGGACTCTCATCGGGAAAGAACGATTCTTCTGATCTGGTGGCTGCTTTATCGGGCATGAATCTCAAGACAAATGGTAATCTTGACAATGGAGATCATTTGCAATCACAGATTGAGCAAGACAGTTCTGATCCCCATAACTACTTATTTAATATGCCTAGTGGTCATGAACACGTTAAGCAACATTCATATATGAAGAAGTCTGAATCAAGTCATTTGCATATGCCTTCTGCTGCTCATTCAGCTGCTAGAAGCAACATGGGTGGCTCCGATCTGAGGAGCCCCCAGGTTGAGCGTCCAAAATCTGGTTTCAGCTCTGGTGTTCCATATTCTAAGGGAATGTCTCCATCCTCTATTAATGGAACTGGTTTGTCCCCTAATTATACCCATTTAGATGGAACTAGCGCATCTTATGCAAATTATGGCTTGGGTGGATTTTCCTTGAACTCAACTGTGCCATCTATGATGGGAAGCCAGCTTAATAACTTCAATTTGCCTCCATTGCTGGAAAATGTTGCTGCTTCAGCTATGGGAGTCCATGGGCTTGATTCAAGAGTTCTGGCAGGCGGTTTACCTTCTGGACAGAATTTAATACCTTCTCCAGAATCTGGTCGGTTTGCAAATCAAATTTCAGGAAATGCTCTGCAGCCTTCTCTTACTGATGCAATGTATCTTCAGTATCTTAGATCAGCTGAGTATGCACAGACGGCTGCTTTGAATGACCCTTCCCATGAGAATTACTACATGGAGATGATCCAAAAGGCTTATATGGGATTGTCACCCCAGAAATCACAATTTGGTGCTTCATTGGGAAACAAATCCAGTGGTTCTAATCATGGTTACTATGGGAATCATGCATTTGGGGTTGGCATGGGATATCCTGGAAGTCCATTGACGAGTCCTGTGATTCCAAATTCACCTGGTGGGCCAGGTAGCCCATTAAGGCACAATGAGTTAAACATGCGTTACCCTTCTTCAATAAGAAACTTGGGGGGTGGTGTCATGGGACCTTGGCACATGGATGGCAATTTCGGATCGTCATTGTTAGAGGAGTTCAAAAGTAATAAGACAAAATGTTTTGAGCTTTCGGAAATTGCCGGCCACGTTTTTGAATTCAG TGGGGATCAGTATGGGAGTCGTTTCATCCAACAAAAACTTGAAACTGCTACCAAAGAagagaaaattattgtttttgatgaaattatACCTCGAGCTCTTGCACTGATGACTGATGTATTTGGGAATTACGTAATTCAGAAG TTTTTTGAGCATGGGTTGGATACTCAAAGAAGAGAACTTGCTAGCAAGCTTGATGGTCATGTGTTGAACCTTAGCCTGCAAATGTACGGCTGTCGTGTTATCCAAAAG GCTATTGAAGTAGTTGATCTGGATCAGAAGATCAAAATGGTTCAAGAGCTTGATGGTAGTATAATGCGATGTGTGCGTGATCAAAATGGGAACCATGTCATTCAGAAATGCATTGAATGTGTCCCTGAAGAGCATATTCAGTTTATAGTTGAATCATTTTTTGATCAAGTTGTTACTCTTTCAACTCATCCTTATGGATGTCGTGTGATTCAG AGAGTTCTGGAGCACTGCAAAGACCCACAGACTCAGTGCAAAGTTATGGATGAGATTCTGGGTTCAGTTAGTATGTTGGCACAGGATCAGTATGGAAATTATGTCGTTCAG CATGTCCTGGAACATGGGAAGCCACATGAGCGGACACAAATTATCAGGGAGTTGGCCGGGAAGATAGTTCAAATGAGCCAGCAGAAGTTTGCTTCCAATGTTGTTGAAAAATGTCTGTGTTTTGGCAATGCAGAAGAACGAGAAATTCTGGTAAATGAGATGCTTGGCACTACTGATGAAAATGAGCCTCTTCAG GCGATGATGAAGGACCAATTTGCTAATTATGTCGTACAGAAGGTGTTGGAAACTTGCAGTGATCAGCAAAGAGAGCATATTTTGTCCCGAATTAAGGTTCATTTAAATGCATTGAAGAAATACACTTATGGGAAACATATTGTTGCACGTGTGGAAAAGCTTGTTGCTGCAGGAG AAAGGAGAATTGCTGGGCAGACTCCACAGCCTGCATAG
- the LOC130827939 gene encoding uncharacterized protein LOC130827939, which yields MLMMQFWSVMCTFIVGYLFRAICLLTFSETRCKEIFLELLYRDWNDITYAALTFQYKHLYRAASIKKGKASNDFVCPLVILQVFSEISRYFTLCTRLRYFDRRLNTRTEAFPSILSLPQGPRKVRKASKASKDENGPRRTRIRPNPNTIRSNGARFGRMDLKLQGNVLRLAGNPEWIPIRSNGCPFGRMVL from the exons ATGCTGATGATGCAGTTTTGGAGTGTTATGTGCACATTTATTGTTGGTTACTTATTTCGAGCTATTTGTTTGTTGACATTTTCGGAAACGAGATGcaaagaaatttttttagagCTCCTTTACCGAGACTGGAATGATATCACATATGCCGCACTTACTTTCCAATACAAACATTTATATCGAGCTGCTTCGATCAAGAAAGGGAAAGCATCCAATGACTTTGTGTGTCCACTGGTCATTCTACAG gtattttcggagatttcaaggtattttacgttgTGTACGAGACTTAGATACTTTGATCGAAGATTAAACACGCGTACCGAAGCTTTCCCAAGCATTCTAAGTCTTCCTCAAGGTCCCCGCAAAGTCCGGAAGGCATCGAAAGCTTCAAAAGACGAAAATGGGCCAAGGAGAACAAGGATTCGACCGAATCCAAAtaccattcggtcgaatggagctagattcgggcgaatggacCTAAAACTCCAAGGAAACGTGCTCAGACTTGCTGGAAACCCTGAATGGATCCCTATTCGGTCGAATGGGTgcccattcgggcgaatggtcCTTTAA
- the LOC130827940 gene encoding uncharacterized protein LOC130827940: protein MAISTTSSLFSLSTPLVHSTNILFSSQKSRTVFNQYHYHTNNISSYQPLISILNLSKLKPIDFHRNPSQKYNLYTKNRRNLRISATSSEDAAVIPSETAQQIVDSAATSGNDITSTVISVLLFIAFVALSVLTIGVVYIAVTDFLQKREKEKFEKEEEAKKKKSGKKVKVRSRSGPRGFGQKVVEEDD from the exons ATGGCTATTTCTACAACATCATCTCTATTTTCTCTATCAACACCTCTCGTTCACAGTACAAACATCTTATTTTCCTCCCAAAAGTCTAGAACTGTCTTCAATCAGTATCATTATCATACCAACaacatatcatcatatcaaccactcatttcaattctcaacttATCCAAACTAAAACCCATTGATTTTCACCGTAACCCATCTCAAAAATACAATCTTTATACTAAAAATCGCAGAAATTTGAGGATTTCAGCTACTTCTTCTGAAGATGCTGCTGTAATTCCATCTGAAACTGCCCAGCAAATTGTGGATAGTGCTGCGACTTCTGGAAATGATATCACTTCTACTGTCATTTCAGTCCTTTTGTTCATTGCTTTTGTTGCCCTTTCTGTTCTCACTATTGGG GTTGTATACATTGCAGTGACAGATTTTCTGcaaaaaagagagaaagagaagtttgagaaagaagaagaagctaaaaagaagaaaagtgGGAAGAAGGTTAAAGTAAGATCTAGATCAGGTCCTAGAGGTTTTGGTCAGAAGGTTGTAGAAGAAGATGATTAG